GCTGCCAGGGCGGCCAGGGCGCACCAGGTCGAGGCGAACGCCAGCCGCCACACCACCGCGCAGGCCGCGGCCCCCGCACCGACCAGCACGCCCAGGGTCCGCAGCGCCCGGTCACCGCTCAGCAGCAGCGCACCGACGGTCGCCACCAGATAGCCGGCGACCCAGAGGGGAGCCCACCGGAGCCCCACGGCGTACGCCAGCGTGTGGCCCCTGACCTGCACCGTCACCGGGTGCCGCAGCACGGCGACCACCAGCGGCACGGCCACCGCGCAGCCGAGCACCAGGAGCGGGCCGATCCGCCTGCGGCGGGCCCCGGGCCCGGTCGCGCACCAGACGCCGAAGGGCACCAGCACCGGGAGCAACGGCAGCGCCATCAGGGCCCACACCGTCCGGGCCGTCTGGGCCGCTCCCGGACCGATCCGCCCGTCCGTACCGAGCCAGACAGCCGCCTCGACCAGCTGGTGCAGCCCGAGCAGCAACGGCAGCGCCGCCAGCGGAAGCCGCCGCGGATCCCGCACCTGGAGCAGGCAGGCGACGCCCAGTCCGCCGACCACCGCGCCCGCGACCGCGTCCGCCCCGGCACTCCAGCACACCCGGCCCACCTCCGCCCACCCGCCCGGGACGGGCGGTCCGCCGACGGCCGGGTACGTGTCCCCCGGTCAGCCCAGGGTCGGCCTCCCCGGCCCACTCCGCTGCGCGGCGACGCCGGGCCGTGCTGACCGGTCACCCGTTCGGCCGCCATTCCCGGACCCGCCACGGGCCTCCACCCGGGGGTCGGGTCGCGTCACGTCGGCGTACGCAGCGGCATCGGCGTGCTGCGGCCGTCCACCTCCAGGAAGCAGGCCGGCTCACCGTGCGCCCGGCCGGGCAGCTCGACCCGGGCGCTGACCGGCTTCGGCGGTTCCGTCGGCAGCGCCGCCGACAGCAGGCGGACGTCCGCCCGGTGCCCGTGCTCCCGCTCCCGCGCGACCTCCTTGCCGTTCACCAGCATCTCCAGCTCGCGAACAACCCCGAGCCGTACGGTCACCGTGACCGAGTGCCCGTCGTGCTCCCGGTGGAAGTGGTACTCGCGGCTCATGGCAGCCCTCCGTCCCTCCGGCCCGGCCCGACCCCGCGGCCGGCCTTCCATCGTGGCACCGGAAGCGCCGGAACGGCGTCCCGATGCCGTTCCCCGGCGCTCAGCCCGGCGCGCGCCCGGTCCGCACGTCTGCGCGGCTCCGTGGGTCCGGGGCCGGTCGGCGGCAATTCCGTTGCTTTGGCCCTGCTCGACCCGTCGGGAGGTCCGCGCCGTCGTCCTGGCCGAGGTCGGCACCCGCGCACTGCTGGACGCCGAGATCGGCCTCGCGCTGCCGCCGGCCCGCTCAGTCGGCCTCGACGACCTGGTCATCGCAGGCCGCGGGTTCTGCTGGTCGGGGATCTGCGAAAGCGGCTCTGGCCGCGCTCCCGTGAAAGCCCAGGAAGACGTGCTGTCTTTCGGGATCGACGCGCGGCTGGAGAGCGTGTGCACCACCACATGGCGGCGAGAGCTGACGCCGGTGGCCGGATCATCCGGTGCGTGCGGGCCGAAATATCAAGGGCTGTGACGTCAACGTCAGGGCGTAGCCTCGCGGGTATGGTTCGCACCACTCCTCCGCGTCCGGTCGATGTCGGCGCGCATTTCCCGGAGCTCGCGCCGTTGGCCCGCACCGCTGTGCGGCTGCACCCTCGCGCGGGCAGTCCCACAGCAGCGGACAGTTCGATCGGTGGCCCGCTGCTGTGGCCGTCCGAAGAGCCGTGGCCCGTGTGCCCGGACCATGCCGGTCCCACCCACCGCGGCACAACGCCGGACAATGTCCGGCTGCGGAGAGGGCTTTACGCCCGGAGAGCACGGCGAGGCGAGGATGTGAGCGCCATCCTCAGGCGTATCCCGTACGAGGAAGAGATTGCCCAGAACGGCCCGCTCCCGATGCTGCCGGTGGCTCAGCTCTACGCCGCGGACGTCCCCCTGCTCCCGCGGCCGGACGGCGCCGACCTCTTCCAGTTTCTCTGGTGCCCTTTCACCGATCACGCCGAGGGCTATGCGCCCCGGATCGTGCTGCGCTGGCGCACGGCTGCCGATATCCGTGACCCGCTCGCAGCCGCCCCGCAGCCCTCGGTGATCGGCAGCCCCGGCAATCTTCTGCCGGACCCGTGCGTGCTGCACCCCGAGACCGTCACGGAGTACCCCAACTCCTTCGAGCTACCGCGCGACCTGAGGGAGCGGATCGATGCCTGGGAGAGCCGGCACGGGGTGGACTACCACGGTGAACTCAGCGTTGCTCCGGGCTGCAAGGTCGGCGGGCACGTCCATTGGGAGGTGATCGGACCGGTTTCCATCGTGTGCGCCGAGTGCGGTTCAGACGTCCGTCCCCTGCTGACCATTGACAGCTATGACTGGGACGGCGAGGCGCCCAGCTGGCGGCCGATCGAGGAATTCGACGCCGAACTCCCGGACGACATCACCCCCGCCTGGTCCACAAAGCTCTACATCAGCCGCGGCTACAGCCTTCAGCTGTACACCTGCGAGACTTCCTGGGACCACCCTCACGTGCAGAAGGTGCAGTGACGCGAAATCGCCCGTCCCCGTAGGGTCCGGCGTGGATGGTCTTCGTCGGCCCCACTCGGACGGTCTGTCCGGCCCCGGCCCTCGAACGGTCAATGGGATGACTGCCTCGCCTGCTACCGGCGAGCAGTACTCGGGCAGCCGCTAGCGCTGAGATGGATCACGGTGTGAGGCTGTAGCACGGCCGGCGATGACAGCCTCGGTGCGGACACGCTCGTCAAACGGACCGCCGTTGGGAGCGAAGGTGTTCAGGGTCTGTCGGAGGTCATGCTCGAAGGCCGCCCGGTCGGGGCCGAGTGCGGCCGGGCTGGTGAAGCTGTAGGAGAGCTGAAGGCCGACGACCTCGTCCACGCTGCGGCTGACCGTCCGGTCCCAGCGGACCTCCTCGATCCGGGAGAACGGCGAGCGGAGCAGGACCTCCTGGTGACGCACGTCGGGGTACCCGGCCGGCCCGGATCCCTGCAGGCGTTCCGGATCCAGATGCCGTAGGCGGACCTCCTCGACCGCACGCAGCCAGGGCGGCGGTTCGAGGTCGTCGTGCCGGGCTCCGCAGGTCGCCAGTACCACCGCACCCCCGGGCTCGATCAGGGTGTCCAGGTCGCGCAGCAGCCGTTCCCGGTCCGTCCAGTGGAACGAGGCTCCCATCACCGTCAGCAGCACCGGTCCCACGTCCATCGCGAGAAGCGTGTCGGAGCTTCCGAGTCGCCAGTCGATATCGCTCACCCCTGCCCTGGCGGCGAGCCGGCGGCCCTCGGCGAGCATGGCAGGCTCCGGATCGACGGCGATCACCGTGCGCAGGAGGGGAGCCAGCGGCAGTGCGAGAGCCCCGCTGCCCGCCCCCAGGTCCAGCACGCGCTGGGAGCCGTCCAACGAAAAGCGCCGGCCGAGCAGGGCGAACAGGCGGGGATCGTACGCGGGCCGGAACCTCGCGTAGTACGGAACTGTCGAGGCAAACAACCCACCGGGCGAGGGCTTCACAGCTCCATTGAAGACCACCCGCCGGCGCGGGCCGATTGCGGCGACGACCGGACCGGCGGTCGGCCCGGTCGGTTCCGGTGTCCGCGACGCCGGACCAGAGGGTGGCGGCCACGTCCTTGGGGGTGATGTCTCCAGCGGTCAGCCGGGCTGCCAGATGGTGGAGCAGGCACCGTTCAGCCGTTTCGCCGTCCGGGACCGGGACGCGGAGTTCGCCCATGGCCTCCCGAAGAGCAACGACCTTGCCCGGTCAGCGGGGGCGGACCCGGGCGGCGAGGACGGCGATGTCGTCCTCGGCGGCTCGCGGGGCCAGTTCGTGCAGCACCGCGTCGAGCAGTCCGTCCAGGCTGCCCGCCACGGGCAGGTGGAGCCCGGCGAGCCGGGCGAGCGAGTCGTCGATGTCCTCCCCGCGCCGCTCCACCAGACCGTCGGTGTACAGCAGTACGACCTCGTCGGGGTTGAGCGTGCCGACGGCCGGTTCGTAGCCGCCGACACCGGTCCCGAGCGGCGGGCCGGTCGGGATCCGGACGAGTTCGGTCGGCCGTCCGGGGGCGATCAGTGCCGGGGGCAGGTGCCCCGCACTCGCGTAGGTGCACCGGTTGCGGGCGGGGTCGGCCAGGGCCAGCAGGCAGGTGGCCGGCCGGGCCGACTCGTTCTCCGAGATGAGCGCATCCAGCTGCCGGAGGATGCGATGCGGGGGCAGGTCGGCGCCGGCCACGTAGCGGAGCATCGACCGGTAGTCGCTCATGTCGACGGCAGCCTCCACGCCGTGGCCCATCACATCCCCGATCACCAGCAGCGTGCGGCCGAACGGCAGGCGCACGGCCTCGAACCAGTCGCCGCCGACCACCGAGCTGGTGCCGGAGGGCAGGTAGCGGGAGGCCAGGTCCAGGTTGGGGTGCGGGTTGCCCGGCTCGGCGAGCAGGGCCCGCTGGAGCTCCAGGGTGATGCCCTGGGAACGCGCGTAGTGGCGGGCGTTGTCGATGGCCACGGCGGCCCTGCGGGCGAGGTCCTGCGCCAGCTCGATGTCGCCCGCCGAGAACTCGGGGGTGCCTGCCGTCCGCATGAGTGTCAGCACGCCGATCGGTTTGTCCCGGGCCACCAGCGGAACGGCGAGCACGGCGCGGAGCCCGGCCCGGAGGCAGACCTCGCCCTCGGCGTCGGGACGTCCGGGCCGGCCCCGCTCGCGGCCGGGGCCGCCGTCGCCGGCGCGGCCGTCCGTCCCCCGCGCGGACTCCACGGGGAGGAGTCCGCTGCCGCGGCACCGAGGTCGGCCGGCACGGGCCGGCGCTCGGCAAGACTTCTCGCCGCGGCCGAACCCGCCCGGTGCCGCACGGGCTCGCCCGGGTTGGCGAGCGCGGCCGTCGGGCCGCCGAGCGCCGGAACGCGGGCGAGCCCGGCCCGGTGGAGACGCCCGGCCGCGGACAGCCCGGATGCCGACGGTCCGGCTGCTCCCGATCCCGGCTCGGTGATCGGCAGGACGTCGACGGTGGCGAGTTCGGACAGCCGCGGGACGGCGAACCGGGCGAGTTCCGCGCAGGTGGTGTCCATGTCGAGGGTGGTCCCGACCTCGGCGGTCGCCGCGTCCAGCAGGGTGATCCGGCGCCGGGCATGCCGGAGGTCCGCGGCCGGGTCGGTCGCCGTTCCGGCTGCCGCCCCGGTCGCGGCCGCGCCAGTAAGCATGTCGGCGGGCGCGTCCGCCACCAGGACGACGCCGAGCCCCAGCGCCCGTCCGCGCTCCGTCAGCCGGTGGCAGGTCCCGGTCGCCCCGGTGTTCCCGGCATCCCCGGTCCGACCCGTCGCCCCGGCCGGGCCCGGTGGTCCGGTGCGGACGTGGAACCGGCGGGTGCGGCCGTCGGCGAGTACCGACCGCAGGAGCTCCTGGATCTCGGCGGCGGCCAGCGGTGGGAGGTCCTCGGATGCCAGGCCGACCACGCCCTCGGGCGTCTGCTGTCCGGCCATCCGGGCGAAGGCGTGGTTGGCCTCGCGCACCCGTAGGTCCCCGCCCAGTACGGCGCCGCCGGCGTCGCTGTCGTCGAGCAGGGACGGCAGGAGGCCGGGCGCCGTCCGCGGTCGCCGGACAGGGGTTCGCGCGGGCCCTGCGGTGTCCGGTTTCACGATTCCGGGGGCCACCGCCGACCGCCTCGTCCAGCGCCGTCCGATGTGCATGATGTCACCATGATTCACGCCGCCGGGGGTGGCCCGCACGCGGGGTGGGTATCGGGGCTGCCGGCAGCCGGGCCGGAGCCCTCCATATCTGGGAGCGCTCCCATCTGACGCGTGCGAAGCACGCTGTGCGTGTCGAAGAGGTGCCGGATTCGGGGGCCCCGAACAGCTTCGACCGTTCACTGTTCATCCGCTCCGGCCTCGCCGGATGGCCGATTCCGGCCTCAACTGGCCCGCAGACTTCACGACATGAAGTCTGTCGGGCATATTGACGTGCCGTTCGCTCTCTGGCTTGATGATGGGCGATCCCGCCGCCATGCCCGCCCCCTGCGGGAGGGGAACGGCATGGCGACGTGGGAGCGCTCCCGCCCAGCTGGCCGCGGTCCGCCGCAGGGAACGGCGGCCGGGCCGGCCGTGCGGGGCGCGGCTTCGCGGTTCGCATACCAGCTCTCGTACCACGCACGACCCGGAACGCCCCCACCCGTCCGGCACCCGCGTCCGCATGCCCGGGCGCGGCCCGTCGGACTGCTTCCAGAGAGGACGAGACCATGCGCCTTCGGCTGCACCTCCGGCCACATCTCCCCGCCCGGCTCCGCCTGCAACGACGCCTCGTGCGCCGGCTCGGCCGAAGCGCTGCGGCCTTCGCCGCGGCGGCGGCGATCGTTGCCGCGCCCTTGGGCCTGCAGGCGGCGCACGCCGCCACCCCCGCACCGGCTGCGGCTGCCGCGACGGCTGCGGCCGGTACCGGCTACTGGCACACCAGCGGGCGCCAGATCCTGGACGAGGCCGGCCAGCCCGTCCGGATCGCGGGCATCAACTGGTTCGGCTTCGAGACCGGCAACTACGTGGCCCACGGCCTGTGGAGCCGCGACTACAAGAGCATGATCGACCAGATGAAGTCGCTCGGCTACAACACCATCCGGCTGCCGTACAGCGACGACATCTTCAAGGGCACCGCCCCGGCCAGCATCAACACGTCCGGCGGCATGAACGCCGACCTGGTGGGCCTGGACTCGCTCGGCGTCATGGACAAGATCGTCAACTACGCCGGGACGGTCGGCCTCAAGGTCATCCTCGACCGGCACCGTCCGGACTCCGGCGGTCAGTCGGCGCTCTGGTACACCGCCTCCGTGCCGGAGAGCACCTGGCTCGCCGACCTGAAGACGATCGCCGCCCGCTATGCGGGCAACTCCGCCGTGGTCGGCATCGACCTGCACAACGAGCCGCACGACCCGGCCTGTTGGGGTTGCGGCGACACCTCCGTCGACTGGCGGCTGGCCGCCCAGCGCGGCGGCGAGGCGGTGCTCTCGGCCAACTCCAAGCTGCTGATCTTCGTCGAGGGGATCCAGACCTTCAACGGCAGCTCCTACTGGTGGGGCGGCAACCTCCAGGGCGCCGGCCAGTACCCCGTCCAACTGAGCGTGCCCAACCGGGTGGTGTACTCCGCGCACGACTACGCGACGAGCGTGGCCCAGCAGACCTGGTTCTCCGACCCGTCCTTCCCCGCCAACATGCCCGGCATCTGGGACAAGAACTGGGGCTACCTCTTCAACCAGAACATCGCGCCCGTCTGGGTCGGCGAGTTCGGCACCACCCTGCAGGCCACCGTGGACCAGACGTGGCTGAAGGCGCTCGTCCAGTACCTGCGGCCCACCGCGCAGTACGGTGCCGACTCGTTCCAGTGGACCTTCTGGTCGTGGAACCCCAACTCCGGTGACACCGGCGGCATCCTGAACGACGACTGGACGACGGTCAACACCGTCAAGGACGCCTACCTGGCGAGCATCAAGGCACCCGGGTTCGGTGGCACGACCGGTGGTGGTGGCGGCGACACCCAGGCGCCGACGGCCCCGACCGGCCTCGCCGTGACCGGCACGACCTCGACCGGTGTCTCGCTGTCCTGGACGGCGGCCACCGACAACGTCGGCGTCACCGGGTACGACGTCTACCGCGGCACCACCAAGGTCGGCACGGCCACCGGCACCACCTACACCGACAGCGGGCTGACGGCCGCCACCGCGTACAGCTACTCGGTGCGGGCCCGCGACGCGGCCGGCAACGTCTCCGCCGTCTCGGCGTCGGTGACCGCCACCACCGCGTCCGCCGGGGGCAGTTCCGGCTGCACCGCGACGGTGAGCCTGAACGACTGGGGCAGCGGCCTGACGGCCACGGTCACCGTCACCAACACCGGCACCCGGCCGACCACCGGCTGGCAGGTCGCCTGGACGTGGCCGTCCGGCCTGACCGTCACCAGCAGTTGGAGCGCCACGGTCGTCCAGACCGGACAGAACATCAGCGCCACCAACCTGTCGTACAACGGGGCGCTCGCGCCCGCGGGTTCGACCAGCTTCGGTGTCCAGGCCACCCGGACGGTGTCCGGTGCCGCGGCGGGTGCCACCCCCAGCTGCACCGCCACCTCCTGACCCGCGGTGCACGGCGGCGCCCAGGGCCCGCCGTGCACCCGGCCCAACCCGCCGCCGCCCGGGCACCCGCTTTCCCGGGCGGCGGCGCCTCTGCGATGATCCCCGCACGGGACGGCGGACGGCACCGGGCGGAGGCGGCCATGCGGGACGGCGGGGACAACCGAGGGAGCGGCCTTCCGGCCACGTTCCGCCCGGTCCGCGGCGGCGGTGCCGTGCAGCAGAGGCTCTTCGACCCCGCCCTCAAGCAGTTCGCCGAAGCCTTTCGCCCCAGTGACCCGCGGTTCCCCGATCCGGCCGCGGACGAGGCCTGGCGCGCGGCGCGGCGGGCGGCCCTGGACGTGGTGCTGGCCGCCGTCGCCGGCAACGGCCGGGCGGATGCGCCGGTGCTCCGCGGCAGCGTCCTGCTCCGCACCTGGTACGGCGCGGCCGCGCGCGAGCCCGGAGACCTCGACTTCGTCGTCCCCGGCGACTGCGACCCGCACGGCAGCAGGACGGCTGCCCTGCTGGACGCGGTCGCCGACGGGGCCGAGGCGGCGTCCACCGGCGCCGTGCGGTTCGCCGCCCGGGACGCGGTGAGCGAGGACATCTGGACGTACGAGCGCGTCCCGGGACGGCGGTTGGTGCTGCCGTGGGAGGCCGAGGGGACGCCGGGCGGCGTTGTCCAGCTGGACTTCGTGTTCGGTGAGTACCTGCCGGTGCCGGCCGAGCCCGTCCGGCTCGACCCGCTCTCGGGCACCGGCACGGGTGTCACGCTTCCCGCGGTCACGCCGGAGCTTTCGCTGGCCTGGAAGCTGCTGTGGCTGGTGACGGACATGTATCCGCAGGCCAAGGACCTCTTCGACGCCGTGGTGCTCGCCGAGAACTGCACCCTGGGACGCGAGCTGCTCAGGGACGTCCTCGTCGACAGCGATCCCTACTACGCCTCGCATGAAGTCACGGCGGCCATGGTCGACGAGGCGGCCGCCGCCGTCGACTGGCGCTCCTTCGACACCGAGCACGGCGGGCTGCGGGCCACCGCGGGCGACCTGGCGGCCCGGCTGAACGCCGCCCTGGCCCCGACCTTCGCCGTGGCCGACCCCTCCGATGCCGTGTAGCGGGAGCTCCGCTCCATGGCCGTGGGCGCACGCCGGGTCGGACACCCCGGGTGTCGTCGGGCAGCTCGGGCAGTACCGCGGATGGGATGAGCCCAGGGCCGGAAGCACCCGGACCTCGCGTCGCACCAGGACGACCGGGCGGCACGCCCCCGGGATTCCCGGTCCCTGAACGGTGATCCACTCGTCCCGGCGCCGACGGGGCGCGGGTGATCCCCGTCGGCCGTCGCCGGCGTACGGACCGCAGCGCTTCGTGCAGGTCAGCGCAGGGCGAGGGTGAGGTAGGGCACGGTGTCGCCGGGCAGCAGGTCGCTGGCGACCTCGACGAATCCGCGGGCCCGGGCGAACTCCAGTCCGTCGTGGTTGGAGGCCAGGACGATCGTCTCGATCCCGTCGGCGGTGAGGTGTGCGGCCTGAGCCAGGGCGTGCTCGTACAGCGCGCGGCCGAGGCCCTGCCGTCGGTGGGCGGGCAGGATGCGGGCGATCACGGTGGCGGCGGGCGTCTCGTCGTCCGGCGGCCGCACCGTGGAGCAGCCCACCAGGGTATCGCCGAGGTGGGCCACGTCGAGCCGGTTGCGGCGGCTGCGGGCCCGCACGTCGTCGGCCGACAGCGGGTCGGTCGGGATGATCGTGTTGTGGACGTGCCGCCAGTCCGCGAGCAGGGCATCGCCGTCCGGCGCGTCGGCGTCCACGCGGGTGAAGCGGAGTTCGGTCATGGCAGCAGGAAAGCGCTGCCGGTCGCGGTCCGTCAACTGCATTGCGCCCGGTGGGCGGCAGCGCCGGGCCGCCGCGGAGCCGCAGGCGGGCGGGCGCCGCACGGGAGCAGCCCGTGCGGCGCCCGGGGCCGGTCCGGCGGGTGGGCCCGGACCGGCCAGGGGGAGTGGTGGGTGGGGGAGCCGGGCAGGAGCGACGGCGTGGTGTCAGTGTCCGTCGTTCACCGGGAGGTTGAAGCGCAGGGCGGGCGAGGCGTGGGCGGCCAGCGAGTGCGCCTGGTCGGCCCACCAGGCGCCGGCGGCGGGGTCGGCCGCTCCGTACTCGGGATCGGTGCCGCCGGTGGTGCCGCGGGTGCAGCTGCCGTCGGACTCGCCCGGTACCTTGACCCACAGGAAGGCGTCGAGCAGCGCGGTGTGCGTGTCCGCGGTGGGCCGGGTGCCGAGGCCGCGGCCGGGCGGGTTGCACCAGGTCTGGGCGTCCGGGTAGTCGGCGGTCGGAGTCCACGGTCCCTGGCCGTTGCGGCTGCTGTCGATGACGAAGTGCGGCAGCTTGGCGTCGGCGGGCACGTGGGCGGCGTACCAGGCGTCCGCATCCGCCTGCGGCCAGTACTGGTTGGCGCAGTCGTCGGGGGAGGCGCCGGCGGTGTTGGTCAGGTACCAGGTGCACTTGGCCACCTGGGTGCCGTAGCGCACCAGGTCGGCGTCCTTCTGGTAGTTGGAGACGTTGAGGAAGAAGCCCTGGGCCCGGTTCACGCCTCCGTCGACCAGGAGCCGGGCCATGGTGCCGGTGTTCTGCCAGGCGCTGTGGCCGGCGTCGAGGTAGACGGCGGCGTTGGGCTGGGCCACCAGCCGGTCGACGGCGCCGTTGATCTCGGCCAGCCGGTCGGTCTGCTGCTGGGCGGTGCCGCCGCAGAATGCGGGGCTGAGGGCCAGCCCGTCGGGCTCCAGGACGACCACCGTGCGGTGGTCGCCGATGCCCTGGGCGAGGGCGTCGACCCAGGCCGCGTACTCGGTGGCGTTGGAGGCGCCGCCGGCGGAGTACTGCGAGCAGTCGCGGCCGGGGACGTTGTACGCGACCGCGACCGGGACCTGCCGTTGGAGAGCGGCGCGGCTCTGCAGCCGGGCCATCGCAGTGGTGGTCTCGCCGGGTGTCGCCGTGCCGTTGAACCACTGGGCGACCGGGTACGAGGCCATCCGGGCCATCGCCAGGGCGTCGCCGTAGTCGCCGGCGCGGAGGTCGGTGGCGGCCTGGTGCACGGCCTTGCTGTCGAGGTCGACGTAGAAGCTGCTGCCGGGGGCCGGAGCCCGGTCGGCACCCGCGGTCGTCCGGGTGGACGCGTCGGCGGTCGCGGGGAGGCAGCAGACCGCGGCGGTGGCGAGCACGGCGCTCACGGCCGCGATACGACGGCTGGGGCGGGGGCGGGACACGTGCGGCTCCTAGGGTGGGGTGGCGCCGGAACGGTACGAGGGGAGCGCCGTCGGGGTGGAATCACACATGGGAGCGCTCCCATATCTGCGAGGCAGTTCTATTCCGCCACTGCCGCACCCGTCAAGGCTTTGCGCAGCCTTCGGGGCCTTCTCGACCTCCTCGGCCTGATCGGCCGCCCGGGTTTCGCGGCTTCCGCCACCCTTGCGCCAACTGACGGACCATCAGGCGGATGGTGTGCGCGCAGGGGCATGCCGCGGGCGTCCGGGCACGGGCGTCAGTCGGGCGGGCAGCACGGCGGCGCCGACCGGCTCGGTCGGCCGAAGCGGGCCAGACAGTGCCACACCCGCTTGAGCGCCTGCGGGTCGTGCCGTCCGGTGTTGGCGGCGTCGCCGAGGATCCGCGGGTCCAGCAGGCCGTCCTGGGCGATCCGGGCGCCGAGCGCGACGAACTCCGGCCCGCGGTAGTCGGGATGGCGCCGCAGGTGGTCCACGGTGAGCCGGAACCCGGGGTGCCACTCGACCGGGAACGGAAGCCGGCCGGCCGCCGTTTCGACGGCCGTGCCCCGGTGCCCGGGATCGAGGACCAGCGCCTCGACGTCGCCCGCGAGCCGCACGGGGCCGTGGACCTGGGCCTCGACGTAGTCGTCGAGGGTGTCCCGGTCGTCGGCCTCGGCCAGTGCGACGAGCGAACAGCGGTCGGCCACACCGAAGTCGGCAGGCTCGGCGGCGCTGTCCGGGTAGCAGAGGGTCGTCCGGGCGAGTGCCTCCGGACGCAGTCGGAGGTGTGCGGACCCGAACCGGGGTGCGGCCCCGAACGGGGAGCGGCGGAAGTCGAGGGCGCCGTAGACCGGCCGTTGGTGGGCGGCGGCGTTGTCGTAGGCGCCGCCGAAGATCCGGTTCTCCCAGCGCCACCGGTCGCCGCCCGGGTGGGCAGTGAGGCCGCCGTTGCTGGTCCCGGTGACGAACTGGGAGTGGTAGACGCCGTCGTCGGCCAGCCGCTCCAGGATCGGGCGGCCGTCGGCGGTGCGGTCCGGGTGGAAGTTCAGGGTGATCGACAGGGCCGGGTCGAGCGGGCCGCCGCGGGACAGCGACGCGACGTGCCGCAGGGCCCGCTCGTGCGGCGCGAAGGAGGTGTCGGCACTCATCGGCGCAGTATGCCGGAGGGCGCCGCGCCCGGCTGCCGATTTTCTCGGCCCTGCTCGGCCCTGCTCGGGCGTCCGTGCGGGCCGGGGAGCACGCGCCG
The Kitasatospora paranensis genome window above contains:
- a CDS encoding cellulase family glycosylhydrolase; protein product: MRLRLHLRPHLPARLRLQRRLVRRLGRSAAAFAAAAAIVAAPLGLQAAHAATPAPAAAAATAAAGTGYWHTSGRQILDEAGQPVRIAGINWFGFETGNYVAHGLWSRDYKSMIDQMKSLGYNTIRLPYSDDIFKGTAPASINTSGGMNADLVGLDSLGVMDKIVNYAGTVGLKVILDRHRPDSGGQSALWYTASVPESTWLADLKTIAARYAGNSAVVGIDLHNEPHDPACWGCGDTSVDWRLAAQRGGEAVLSANSKLLIFVEGIQTFNGSSYWWGGNLQGAGQYPVQLSVPNRVVYSAHDYATSVAQQTWFSDPSFPANMPGIWDKNWGYLFNQNIAPVWVGEFGTTLQATVDQTWLKALVQYLRPTAQYGADSFQWTFWSWNPNSGDTGGILNDDWTTVNTVKDAYLASIKAPGFGGTTGGGGGDTQAPTAPTGLAVTGTTSTGVSLSWTAATDNVGVTGYDVYRGTTKVGTATGTTYTDSGLTAATAYSYSVRARDAAGNVSAVSASVTATTASAGGSSGCTATVSLNDWGSGLTATVTVTNTGTRPTTGWQVAWTWPSGLTVTSSWSATVVQTGQNISATNLSYNGALAPAGSTSFGVQATRTVSGAAAGATPSCTATS
- a CDS encoding nucleotidyl transferase AbiEii/AbiGii toxin family protein, translating into MQQRLFDPALKQFAEAFRPSDPRFPDPAADEAWRAARRAALDVVLAAVAGNGRADAPVLRGSVLLRTWYGAAAREPGDLDFVVPGDCDPHGSRTAALLDAVADGAEAASTGAVRFAARDAVSEDIWTYERVPGRRLVLPWEAEGTPGGVVQLDFVFGEYLPVPAEPVRLDPLSGTGTGVTLPAVTPELSLAWKLLWLVTDMYPQAKDLFDAVVLAENCTLGRELLRDVLVDSDPYYASHEVTAAMVDEAAAAVDWRSFDTEHGGLRATAGDLAARLNAALAPTFAVADPSDAV
- a CDS encoding glycoside hydrolase family 6 protein yields the protein MSRPRPSRRIAAVSAVLATAAVCCLPATADASTRTTAGADRAPAPGSSFYVDLDSKAVHQAATDLRAGDYGDALAMARMASYPVAQWFNGTATPGETTTAMARLQSRAALQRQVPVAVAYNVPGRDCSQYSAGGASNATEYAAWVDALAQGIGDHRTVVVLEPDGLALSPAFCGGTAQQQTDRLAEINGAVDRLVAQPNAAVYLDAGHSAWQNTGTMARLLVDGGVNRAQGFFLNVSNYQKDADLVRYGTQVAKCTWYLTNTAGASPDDCANQYWPQADADAWYAAHVPADAKLPHFVIDSSRNGQGPWTPTADYPDAQTWCNPPGRGLGTRPTADTHTALLDAFLWVKVPGESDGSCTRGTTGGTDPEYGAADPAAGAWWADQAHSLAAHASPALRFNLPVNDGH
- a CDS encoding class I SAM-dependent methyltransferase, with amino-acid sequence MKPSPGGLFASTVPYYARFRPAYDPRLFALLGRRFSLDGSQRVLDLGAGSGALALPLAPLLRTVIAVDPEPAMLAEGRRLAARAGVSDIDWRLGSSDTLLAMDVGPVLLTVMGASFHWTDRERLLRDLDTLIEPGGAVVLATCGARHDDLEPPPWLRAVEEVRLRHLDPERLQGSGPAGYPDVRHQEVLLRSPFSRIEEVRWDRTVSRSVDEVVGLQLSYSFTSPAALGPDRAAFEHDLRQTLNTFAPNGGPFDERVRTEAVIAGRATASHRDPSQR
- a CDS encoding GAF domain-containing SpoIIE family protein phosphatase — translated: MLAVPLVARDKPIGVLTLMRTAGTPEFSAGDIELAQDLARRAAVAIDNARHYARSQGITLELQRALLAEPGNPHPNLDLASRYLPSGTSSVVGGDWFEAVRLPFGRTLLVIGDVMGHGVEAAVDMSDYRSMLRYVAGADLPPHRILRQLDALISENESARPATCLLALADPARNRCTYASAGHLPPALIAPGRPTELVRIPTGPPLGTGVGGYEPAVGTLNPDEVVLLYTDGLVERRGEDIDDSLARLAGLHLPVAGSLDGLLDAVLHELAPRAAEDDIAVLAARVRPR
- a CDS encoding DUF6629 family protein, which translates into the protein MCWSAGADAVAGAVVGGLGVACLLQVRDPRRLPLAALPLLLGLHQLVEAAVWLGTDGRIGPGAAQTARTVWALMALPLLPVLVPFGVWCATGPGARRRRIGPLLVLGCAVAVPLVVAVLRHPVTVQVRGHTLAYAVGLRWAPLWVAGYLVATVGALLLSGDRALRTLGVLVGAGAAACAVVWRLAFASTWCALAALAAVLLLGWAGGPGPAGPAEARQGAGSPGPDGATGRPFERTTGVREHDS
- a CDS encoding PAS domain-containing protein, which codes for MHIGRRWTRRSAVAPGIVKPDTAGPARTPVRRPRTAPGLLPSLLDDSDAGGAVLGGDLRVREANHAFARMAGQQTPEGVVGLASEDLPPLAAAEIQELLRSVLADGRTRRFHVRTGPPGPAGATGRTGDAGNTGATGTCHRLTERGRALGLGVVLVADAPADMLTGAAATGAAAGTATDPAADLRHARRRITLLDAATAEVGTTLDMDTTCAELARFAVPRLSELATVDVLPITEPGSGAAGPSASGLSAAGRLHRAGLARVPALGGPTAALANPGEPVRHRAGSAAARSLAERRPVPADLGAAAADSSPWSPRGGRTAAPATAAPAASGAGPDVPTPRARSASGPGSAPCSPFRWWPGTNRSAC
- a CDS encoding GNAT family N-acetyltransferase, with translation MTELRFTRVDADAPDGDALLADWRHVHNTIIPTDPLSADDVRARSRRNRLDVAHLGDTLVGCSTVRPPDDETPAATVIARILPAHRRQGLGRALYEHALAQAAHLTADGIETIVLASNHDGLEFARARGFVEVASDLLPGDTVPYLTLALR